The following proteins are encoded in a genomic region of Brachyspira pilosicoli:
- the grdD gene encoding glycine/sarcosine/betaine reductase complex component C subunit alpha, which yields MSDASNSAIKSMIGETFLSLANALETGQFGKKVRVGITNRGSEHGAEAVSLGGVIAMKRNKNVEVVLIGEKNSTGLQTIETDCDEKAHKIMEEMLAKGELDACVTMHYPFPIGVSTVGRVISQANGKETYIATTTGTSATVRDQAMFKNAIYGIITAKACGIKEPTVGILNIDSARTVERALKELASNGYNIKFGSSNRADGGAVLRGNDLITGAVDVVVCDSLTGNILIKMFSSFNSGGSYEAIGYGYGPGIGFGFKTPIFIISRASGSNVIAGAIEYAYQCISGNIIDVMNKEEEEVKKYGFDAILESLKPKANASSGSEKAKPTVAKEVVTAQIPGVEVMDLDAAVELVMENGIYAESGMGCTGPIILVSDKNRENAENILRKGGFIS from the coding sequence ATGAGTGATGCTTCTAATTCAGCTATAAAATCTATGATAGGGGAGACTTTCCTCTCTCTTGCTAATGCTTTAGAAACTGGTCAATTTGGTAAGAAGGTACGAGTTGGTATAACAAACAGAGGTTCTGAGCATGGTGCAGAAGCTGTATCTCTTGGCGGCGTAATAGCTATGAAGAGAAACAAAAATGTTGAAGTTGTTTTAATTGGTGAAAAGAACTCTACTGGTCTTCAAACAATAGAAACAGATTGCGATGAAAAAGCTCATAAGATAATGGAAGAGATGCTTGCTAAAGGAGAGTTGGATGCTTGTGTTACTATGCATTATCCTTTCCCGATAGGAGTGTCAACTGTTGGAAGAGTTATTTCTCAAGCTAATGGTAAAGAAACATATATTGCTACTACTACTGGTACTTCTGCTACTGTTAGAGATCAGGCTATGTTTAAAAATGCTATTTATGGTATTATAACAGCTAAAGCTTGCGGTATAAAAGAGCCTACTGTTGGTATTTTGAATATAGATTCTGCTCGTACTGTTGAGAGAGCTTTAAAAGAGCTTGCTTCTAATGGCTACAATATTAAATTCGGTTCTTCTAATCGTGCTGATGGCGGTGCTGTATTAAGAGGCAATGACCTTATTACTGGTGCTGTTGATGTTGTAGTTTGTGATTCTCTTACAGGAAACATTCTTATAAAAATGTTCTCATCTTTCAATAGCGGCGGAAGCTATGAGGCTATAGGATATGGTTATGGTCCTGGTATAGGATTTGGTTTCAAAACTCCTATATTCATTATTTCAAGGGCTTCTGGTTCTAATGTTATTGCTGGTGCTATTGAGTATGCTTATCAGTGTATTAGCGGCAATATAATAGATGTTATGAATAAAGAAGAAGAGGAAGTAAAAAAATATGGTTTTGATGCTATATTAGAAAGTTTAAAACCTAAGGCTAATGCTTCTTCTGGAAGTGAAAAAGCTAAACCTACTGTTGCTAAAGAAGTTGTAACTGCTCAAATTCCTGGAGTTGAGGTTATGGACTTAGATGCGGCTGTAGAGTTAGTTATGGAAAATGGTATATATGCTGAGTCTGGTATGGGTTGTACTGGACCTATCATATTAGTTAGTGATAAAAATAGAGAGAATGCTGAGAATATTTTGAGAAAAGGCGGATTTATATCTTAG
- the grdC gene encoding glycine/sarcosine/betaine reductase complex component C subunit beta produces the protein MSFAVLKAAAYSLVHAPDMVINNGTTQTVEREVNPNSDYLKNIKKHLRAFEDVVNYAPNQTYIGNLHPEELKKLASQVSEEVKKAGGSWIGVPCKGDRNGKFGEIFAEDEFIFMMKISDTFELVYLEAEFEKKMRDAYVAVESKYKSEEEIKKDLAQVKCETKIEDIEKLIKEEHAEGLYFNEKLVGCVKRAHDVDINLSAHVIFENLAVKASGVMALKELIRKKNVDPSSIDLVIECSEEACGDMNQRGGGNFAKSVAEIAGIPNATGFDIRGFCAAPSHALVTAASLVKAGSYKNVVIVAGGATAKLGMNGKSHVTKNLPIIEDILGAFAVLISENDGVHPIIRTDVLGRHTVATGSAPQAVMTSLIVNPLEKANLKVTDIDKYTVEMQNPDVTKPAGAGDVPEANYKMIAAIGVKKGDIDRSQLAEFVEKHGMSGWAPTQGHIPSGVPYLGYAIEDIMAGKINRIMLIGKGSLFLGRMTNLFDGISVIIEKNNGDKGTGENVSKEEVNKLIANAMRDFAKSMLGE, from the coding sequence ATGAGTTTTGCTGTATTAAAAGCTGCTGCTTATAGCTTAGTACATGCACCTGATATGGTTATTAATAATGGTACTACGCAAACAGTTGAAAGGGAAGTTAATCCTAATTCTGATTATTTAAAAAATATTAAAAAACATCTTAGAGCTTTTGAAGATGTTGTAAATTATGCACCTAACCAAACTTATATTGGTAATCTTCACCCTGAAGAGTTAAAAAAGCTTGCTAGTCAAGTTTCTGAAGAGGTAAAAAAAGCTGGCGGAAGCTGGATTGGGGTTCCTTGTAAAGGTGATAGAAATGGAAAGTTTGGTGAGATTTTTGCTGAAGATGAATTCATTTTTATGATGAAAATTTCTGACACTTTTGAGTTGGTATATTTAGAAGCAGAGTTTGAGAAAAAAATGAGAGATGCTTATGTTGCTGTAGAATCTAAATACAAATCAGAAGAAGAAATTAAAAAAGATTTAGCTCAAGTAAAATGCGAAACAAAAATTGAAGATATAGAAAAACTAATAAAAGAAGAACATGCTGAAGGTTTATATTTCAATGAAAAATTAGTTGGTTGTGTAAAAAGAGCTCATGATGTTGATATTAACTTGAGTGCACATGTTATTTTTGAAAACTTAGCAGTTAAGGCTTCTGGTGTTATGGCTTTAAAAGAACTTATTAGAAAGAAAAATGTTGATCCAAGCAGTATTGATTTAGTTATTGAATGTTCTGAAGAAGCTTGCGGTGATATGAACCAAAGAGGCGGCGGTAACTTTGCTAAGAGTGTTGCAGAAATTGCTGGTATACCAAATGCTACTGGTTTTGATATTAGAGGATTCTGTGCTGCTCCTTCACATGCTTTAGTAACAGCTGCTTCATTAGTAAAAGCTGGTTCTTACAAAAATGTTGTAATAGTTGCTGGTGGTGCTACTGCTAAATTAGGTATGAATGGTAAAAGCCATGTAACTAAAAATCTTCCTATCATTGAAGATATATTAGGTGCTTTTGCTGTATTAATCAGTGAAAATGACGGAGTACATCCAATCATTAGAACTGATGTACTTGGAAGACACACTGTTGCTACAGGTTCTGCTCCTCAAGCTGTTATGACTTCTTTAATAGTAAATCCATTAGAAAAAGCAAATTTAAAAGTTACTGATATAGATAAATATACTGTTGAGATGCAAAACCCTGATGTAACTAAACCTGCTGGTGCTGGCGATGTACCTGAAGCTAACTACAAAATGATAGCTGCTATAGGTGTTAAGAAGGGTGATATTGATAGAAGTCAATTGGCAGAGTTTGTTGAAAAGCATGGTATGTCTGGTTGGGCTCCTACTCAAGGACATATTCCATCTGGTGTACCTTATTTGGGTTATGCTATTGAAGACATTATGGCTGGTAAAATTAACCGCATAATGCTTATAGGTAAAGGTTCACTTTTCTTGGGAAGAATGACTAATCTATTTGACGGTATATCTGTTATTATAGAAAAAAATAATGGTGATAAAGGCACTGGCGAAAATGTTTCTAAAGAAGAAGTTAATAAACTTATTGCTAATGCTATGAGAGATTTTGCTAAAAGCATGTTAGGTGAATAA
- the grdB gene encoding glycine reductase complex selenoprotein B — MPQYKIVHYINQFFANIGGEEKADIAPEKRDGVVGPGAGLQGELKKLGVDAEVVGTVICGDSYFNENLDKAKKEVLDMIKSYSPDLVVAGPAFNAGRYGTACGTVAKMVQDELKISAVTGMYVENPGADMFKKDVYIVSTKDSAAGMRTALPTIAKLVSKLLKKEEIGTPEAEGYIPRGIRVPLFREKNGAERAVDMLIKKIKGEAFTTEYPMPDFDRVTPGEAIKDITKAKIAIVTSGGIVPTGNPDHIESSSASKYGRYSIDDMGETAHGGYDPTYANQDPNRVLPVDVLKDLQKEGKIGELYPYYYTTVGNGTSVKNSKAYASEFAQTLVKDGVQAVILTSTUGTCTRCGATMVKAIEATGIPVVHICTIVPISLTVGANRIVPAVAIPHPLGNPNLSKEDEKKLRRTLVERALKALSTPVDSQTVFEN; from the coding sequence ATGCCACAATATAAAATTGTTCATTATATTAATCAGTTCTTTGCTAACATTGGCGGTGAAGAAAAAGCTGATATAGCTCCAGAAAAAAGAGATGGAGTGGTTGGTCCTGGTGCGGGACTTCAAGGTGAGCTTAAAAAGTTAGGTGTTGATGCTGAAGTTGTTGGTACGGTTATTTGCGGAGACTCTTACTTTAACGAGAACTTAGATAAAGCTAAAAAAGAAGTTTTAGATATGATTAAAAGCTATAGTCCAGATTTAGTTGTTGCTGGTCCTGCTTTTAATGCTGGCCGTTATGGTACTGCTTGCGGTACTGTTGCTAAAATGGTGCAAGATGAATTAAAAATCTCTGCTGTTACTGGTATGTATGTTGAAAACCCTGGAGCAGATATGTTTAAGAAAGATGTTTATATCGTTTCTACTAAAGACTCTGCTGCTGGCATGAGGACTGCTTTACCAACAATAGCTAAATTAGTTTCTAAACTTCTTAAAAAAGAAGAGATTGGCACACCAGAAGCTGAAGGTTATATACCTAGGGGAATACGTGTTCCATTGTTTAGAGAGAAAAATGGTGCTGAGAGAGCTGTTGATATGCTTATCAAAAAAATTAAAGGTGAAGCATTTACTACAGAATATCCTATGCCAGATTTCGACAGAGTAACTCCTGGTGAAGCTATTAAAGATATTACTAAAGCTAAAATAGCAATCGTAACAAGCGGCGGTATAGTACCAACTGGCAACCCTGACCATATAGAATCTTCTTCTGCTTCAAAATATGGCAGATATTCTATTGATGATATGGGTGAAACAGCTCATGGGGGTTATGACCCTACTTATGCTAACCAAGACCCTAACAGAGTATTACCTGTTGACGTATTAAAAGATTTACAGAAAGAAGGTAAAATTGGAGAGCTTTATCCATACTACTACACTACAGTTGGTAATGGTACTTCAGTTAAAAACTCTAAGGCTTATGCTAGTGAATTTGCTCAAACTTTAGTTAAAGACGGCGTTCAAGCTGTTATTTTAACATCAACCTGAGGAACTTGTACTCGTTGCGGTGCAACGATGGTTAAAGCAATAGAAGCTACTGGAATACCTGTAGTTCATATTTGTACTATTGTTCCTATATCTTTAACAGTTGGTGCTAACAGAATAGTTCCTGCTGTTGCTATACCTCACCCATTAGGTAATCCAAACTTATCTAAAGAGGATGAGAAAAAATTAAGACGTACATTAGTTGAAAGAGCTTTAAAAGCTTTATCAACTCCTGTAGATTCTCAAACAGTTTTTGAAAATTAA
- the grdA gene encoding glycine/sarcosine/betaine reductase complex selenoprotein A: MSILNGKKVIIIGDRDGIPGEAIKACVETVSDAEVLFAATECFVUTAAGAMDLENQKRIKEFAEKFGKENLVVLFGAAEAEASGLAAETVMLGDPTYAGALANVALHLDAYHAVEPEFKEAVDASVYDEQIGMAEMTLNVDEIIAEMKRMREENK, from the coding sequence ATGAGTATTTTAAATGGTAAAAAAGTAATTATCATTGGCGATAGAGACGGCATTCCTGGAGAAGCTATCAAAGCTTGCGTTGAAACAGTAAGCGACGCAGAAGTTTTGTTTGCTGCTACGGAGTGTTTTGTTTGAACAGCCGCAGGAGCGATGGATTTAGAGAATCAAAAGAGAATTAAAGAGTTTGCAGAAAAATTTGGTAAGGAGAATTTAGTAGTATTATTTGGTGCAGCAGAAGCAGAAGCTAGCGGTTTAGCTGCTGAAACAGTAATGTTAGGTGACCCTACTTATGCTGGTGCTTTAGCTAATGTTGCTTTACATTTAGATGCTTATCATGCTGTAGAGCCAGAGTTCAAAGAGGCAGTAGATGCTTCTGTTTATGATGAACAGATTGGTATGGCAGAAATGACATTAAATGTAGATGAAATAATCGCAGAAATGAAAAGAATGCGTGAAGAAAACAAATAA
- a CDS encoding glycine/sarcosine/betaine reductase component B subunit has translation MKLELGEIYIKDIKLDKISKVENGVLYVNVDEVTKMVLEDDKLKSVKIDVARPGESVRITPVKDVIEPRVKIEGRGGVFPGMISKVDTVGEGKTNVLKGAAVVTCGKIVGFQEGIIDMSGPGADYTPFSKLNNLCLVIEPVDNLEKHDYEAAVRGAGLKVATYLGKLAKEVKADKTFTYETKPIFEQAAMYPNLPKVGYVYMLQTQGLLHDTYVYGVDAKKIVPTFIYPTEVMDGAIVSGNCVSACDKNTTYHHLNNPVIKALYEKHGKDINFMGVIITNENVFLADKMRSSDWASKLAKYFGLDAVIISEEGFGNPDADLIMNCRKAEAFGIKTCIITDEYAGRDGSSQSLADSDVSANATVTAGNANIVINLPKMDKVIGMLDYTDKIAGGFDGSLKADGSIEAEIQVITGATNELGFNKFSATGL, from the coding sequence ATGAAGTTAGAGTTAGGCGAGATTTATATTAAAGATATAAAACTTGACAAGATTTCAAAAGTCGAGAATGGAGTACTCTATGTAAACGTTGATGAAGTTACAAAGATGGTGCTCGAGGACGACAAATTGAAAAGTGTAAAAATTGATGTAGCTCGTCCGGGAGAATCCGTTCGTATAACACCTGTAAAAGATGTTATAGAGCCTAGAGTAAAAATAGAAGGCAGAGGCGGAGTATTCCCTGGAATGATATCTAAAGTAGATACTGTAGGTGAGGGAAAGACTAATGTATTAAAAGGTGCTGCTGTTGTTACTTGCGGTAAAATAGTTGGTTTCCAAGAAGGTATCATTGATATGTCTGGCCCTGGTGCTGACTATACACCATTCTCTAAACTTAATAATTTATGTTTAGTTATAGAGCCAGTAGACAATTTAGAAAAACATGATTATGAAGCTGCTGTAAGAGGTGCAGGTTTAAAAGTTGCTACTTATTTAGGTAAGTTAGCTAAAGAAGTAAAAGCAGACAAAACTTTTACTTATGAAACTAAACCTATATTTGAACAAGCTGCAATGTATCCTAATTTACCAAAAGTAGGTTATGTATACATGCTTCAAACACAAGGCTTATTACATGATACTTATGTTTATGGTGTTGATGCTAAGAAAATAGTTCCAACATTTATTTATCCAACAGAAGTAATGGATGGTGCTATAGTAAGCGGTAACTGTGTATCAGCTTGCGATAAAAACACTACTTATCACCACTTAAATAACCCTGTAATTAAAGCTTTATATGAAAAACATGGTAAAGATATTAACTTTATGGGTGTTATTATAACAAATGAAAACGTATTCTTAGCAGATAAGATGCGTTCATCAGATTGGGCATCAAAATTAGCTAAATATTTCGGATTAGATGCAGTAATCATCTCTGAAGAAGGATTTGGTAACCCAGATGCTGACTTAATAATGAATTGCAGAAAAGCAGAAGCATTCGGAATTAAAACTTGTATTATCACAGATGAATATGCTGGCAGAGATGGTTCTTCTCAATCTTTAGCAGATTCAGATGTATCAGCTAATGCTACAGTAACAGCTGGTAATGCTAATATAGTTATTAACTTACCAAAAATGGATAAAGTAATAGGTATGTTAGATTATACAGATAAAATAGCAGGCGGATTTGACGGTTCATTAAAAGCAGACGGTTCTATTGAAGCAGAGATACAGGTTATCACTGGTGCTACAAATGAATTAGGTTTTAATAAATTTAGTGCTACAGGACTATAA
- a CDS encoding NAD(P)/FAD-dependent oxidoreductase — MSNLYDCIIIGGGPSGLAAGVYSARARLKTIIFEKASFGGQISITDEIANYPGFYEPNEEARHPKNLINKMIEQAKAFGAEIEHKEVVDVKLDGKVKEVKTSDGEVYTSKTVIIATGAQPRKLGCKGELEYTGKGVSYCATCDANFFEGMEVFCIGGGDTAVEEAMYLSKFARKVTLIVRKDYVRCANSIEEKAKANPKIEIKFRTELLELKGDGIVESAIFLNNETGETYEYKADEEDGTFGVFIFVGYVPLTKLFEGKVEMKDGYIVTDEEMKTNVEGVFACGDLRPKMLKQVITATADGAIAGISANKYIEEHYS; from the coding sequence ATGAGTAATTTATATGATTGTATTATAATAGGCGGCGGACCATCTGGATTAGCAGCTGGTGTTTATTCTGCAAGAGCTAGATTAAAGACAATTATTTTTGAGAAAGCGAGTTTTGGCGGACAAATTAGTATTACTGATGAAATAGCTAATTATCCTGGCTTTTATGAACCAAATGAAGAGGCAAGACATCCTAAAAATCTTATCAACAAGATGATAGAGCAAGCTAAAGCTTTTGGTGCTGAAATAGAGCATAAAGAGGTAGTTGATGTTAAGTTAGATGGAAAGGTAAAAGAAGTAAAAACATCTGACGGAGAAGTTTATACATCAAAAACAGTAATAATTGCTACAGGCGCTCAGCCTAGAAAATTGGGCTGTAAGGGTGAATTAGAGTACACTGGTAAGGGTGTTTCTTATTGTGCTACTTGTGATGCTAACTTCTTTGAAGGTATGGAAGTTTTCTGTATAGGCGGAGGAGATACTGCTGTAGAAGAAGCTATGTATTTATCTAAATTTGCAAGAAAAGTAACATTAATAGTTAGAAAAGATTATGTTCGTTGTGCTAATTCTATAGAAGAAAAAGCTAAAGCTAATCCTAAAATTGAAATAAAATTTAGAACTGAGCTTTTAGAGCTTAAAGGTGACGGAATTGTTGAATCTGCTATATTTTTAAATAATGAAACAGGCGAGACTTACGAATATAAGGCAGATGAAGAGGATGGCACATTTGGTGTATTTATATTTGTTGGATATGTTCCTTTGACAAAATTGTTTGAAGGCAAAGTTGAAATGAAAGATGGCTATATAGTTACAGATGAAGAAATGAAAACGAATGTTGAGGGTGTATTTGCTTGCGGAGATTTAAGACCAAAAATGTTGAAACAAGTTATTACTGCTACGGCTGACGGTGCTATAGCTGGAATTTCTGCTAACAAATATATAGAGGAGCATTATTCTTAA